In Mastacembelus armatus chromosome 4, fMasArm1.2, whole genome shotgun sequence, the following are encoded in one genomic region:
- the lhx4 gene encoding LIM/homeobox protein Lhx4, translated as MMQSAAVLPTESPVKSLPEILGVPLQQIPQCAGCSQHILDKFILKVLDRHWHSKCLKCADCQTPLADKCFSRAGSVYCKEDFFKRFGTKCASCQQGIPPTQVVRKAQDFVYHLHCFACIMCSRQLATGDEFYLMEDGRLVCKVDYETAKQNDDSEAGTKRPRTTITAKQLETLKSAYKNSPKPARHVREQLSSETGLDMRVVQVWFQNRRAKEKRLKKDAGRHRWTQFYKSVKRSRGGTKVEKESSADDAGLSDSELSFRDDQVLSDLGHTNGLYGSVGDVTSSQVLNGGFSVDAAGQPYHDIRAASPYGLPQSPSSIASLPGHTPLLNNLGFNMDSLVSQGGPGGVGQALRAMAGGPTSDLSTGSSTGYPDFPTSPASWLDEMDHSQF; from the exons ATGATGCAAAGTGCGGCGGTCCTACCGACAGAGAGTCCTGTAAAGAGTTTACCGGAGATTCTCGGAGTGCCACTGCAAC AAATCCCGCAGTGTGCGGGCTGCAGTCAGCACATCCTGGACAAGTTCATCCTGAAGGTGCTGGACCGACACTGGCACTCCAAGTGCCTCAAGTGCGCAGACTGCCAGACTCCTCTGGCCGACAAATGCTTCTCCAGGGCAGGGAGCGTCTACTGCAAGGAGGACTTCTTCAA gCGTTTTGGAACAAAATGTGCATCATGCCAACAGGGGATCCCTCCGACGCAGGTTGTTCGGAAGGCACAGGACTTTGTGTATCACCTACACTGCTTTGCCTGCATCATGTGCAGCCGGCAGCTAGCCACCGGGGACGAGTTTTATCTCATGGAAGATGGGAGGCTGGTGTGCAAGGTGGATTATGagactgcaaaacaaaatg ATGATTCAGAGGCAGGGACCAAGCGACCAAGGACCACCATCACCGCCAAGCAGTTGGAGACCCTAAAAAGTGCCTACAAAAACTCGCCGAAGCCGGCACGCCACGTCAGAGAGCAGCTTTCCTCAGAGACGGGCCTGGACATGAGAGTAGTGCAG GTTTGGTTCCAGAACAGGCGAGCAAAGGAAAAGCGACTGAAGAAGGATGCGGGTCGGCATCGCTGGACTCAGTTTTATAAAAGCGTCAAACGCAGCCGAGGAGGAACTAAAGTGGAGAAGGAAAGCTCAGCTGACGACGCGGGACTCAGCGACAGTGAACTGAGCTTCAGAG ACGACCAAGTCCTATCAGATCTGGGTCACACCAATGGGCTTTATGGGAGTGTCGGGGACGTGACTAGCAGCCAGGTGCTGAACGGCGGCTTCTCAGTTGACGCAGCAGGACAACCCTACCATGACATCCGAGCAGCGAGCCCCTACGGCCTCCCCCAGTCGCCCTCCTCCATCGCCTCTCTGCCCGGCCACACCCCTCTCCTCAACAACCTGGGCTTCAACATGGACAGTCTGGTGTCGCAAGGGGGACCCGGTGGTGTGGGACAGGCTCTGAGGGCCATGGCAGGGGGCCCCACCTCAGATCTCTCCACAGGCAGCAGTAcgggatacccagacttccccACCAGTCCCGCCTCATGGCTGGACGAGATGGACCATTCCCAGTTTTGA